One window of Staphylococcus chromogenes genomic DNA carries:
- the secG gene encoding preprotein translocase subunit SecG, translated as MHTFFVVLLIIDCIALITVVLLQEGKSNGLSGAISGGAEQLFGKQKQRGVDLFLHRLTIVLSIIFFVLMLGISYFNL; from the coding sequence ATGCACACATTTTTTGTTGTATTACTGATTATTGACTGTATCGCACTCATCACAGTTGTTTTATTACAAGAAGGTAAAAGTAATGGCTTATCAGGTGCCATCAGTGGTGGAGCCGAACAGTTATTTGGTAAACAAAAGCAACGTGGTGTAGATTTATTTTTGCATAGATTGACAATTGTACTTTCAATTATTTTCTTTGTATTAATGTTAGGTATCAGTTATTTTAATTTATAA
- the eno gene encoding surface-displayed alpha-enolase, with amino-acid sequence MPIITDVYAREVLDSRGNPTVEVEVLTESGAFGRALVPSGASTGEHEAVELRDGDKDRYLGKGVEKAVENVNEIIAPEIIEGEFSALEQVSIDKMMIQLDGTANKGKLGANAILGVSIAVARAAADFLGQPLYKYLGGFNSTVLPTPMMNIVNGGSHSDAPIAFQEFMILPVGAESFKEALRWGAEVFHALAKILKSRGLVTAVGDEGGFAPKFEGTEDGVETIIEAIKTAGYEPGKDIFIGFDCASSEFYENGVYDYTKFEGEKGAKRTAEEQVDYLEELVNKYPILTIEDGMDENDWDGWKLLTERIGDRVQLVGDDLFVTNTEILSKGIQNHIGNSILIKVNQIGTLTETFEAIEMAQKAGYTAVVSHRSGETEDTTIADIAVATNAGQIKTGSLSRTDRIAKYNQLLRIEDELYETAKYEGLDAFYNLNK; translated from the coding sequence ATGCCAATTATTACGGATGTTTACGCTCGCGAAGTACTTGATTCACGTGGGAACCCAACAGTAGAGGTTGAAGTTTTAACAGAAAGTGGTGCGTTTGGACGTGCGCTTGTACCATCAGGTGCTTCAACGGGAGAACACGAAGCAGTAGAATTACGTGATGGCGACAAAGATCGTTACCTTGGTAAAGGTGTCGAAAAAGCTGTTGAAAATGTAAATGAAATTATCGCTCCTGAAATTATCGAAGGCGAGTTTTCAGCTTTAGAACAAGTTTCAATCGATAAAATGATGATTCAATTAGACGGTACAGCAAACAAAGGTAAATTAGGTGCAAACGCTATTTTAGGTGTATCTATTGCCGTTGCACGTGCTGCTGCAGACTTTTTAGGTCAACCTTTATACAAATATTTAGGTGGATTTAACTCAACAGTATTACCAACACCAATGATGAACATCGTAAACGGTGGTTCTCATTCTGATGCGCCGATTGCATTCCAAGAATTCATGATTTTACCAGTAGGTGCAGAAAGTTTCAAAGAAGCATTACGTTGGGGTGCTGAAGTCTTCCATGCATTGGCGAAAATCTTAAAATCTCGTGGTTTAGTAACTGCAGTAGGTGATGAAGGTGGTTTCGCACCGAAATTTGAAGGTACTGAAGATGGTGTAGAAACAATCATTGAAGCTATTAAAACAGCTGGTTATGAACCAGGTAAAGATATCTTTATCGGTTTTGACTGTGCGTCTTCTGAATTCTACGAAAATGGTGTTTATGATTACACTAAATTCGAAGGTGAAAAAGGTGCAAAACGTACTGCTGAAGAACAAGTGGACTACTTAGAAGAGTTAGTGAACAAATACCCAATTTTAACTATCGAAGACGGTATGGATGAAAATGACTGGGATGGTTGGAAACTATTAACTGAACGTATCGGTGATCGTGTTCAACTTGTGGGTGACGACTTATTCGTTACAAACACTGAAATCCTTTCTAAAGGTATCCAAAACCATATCGGTAACTCTATTTTAATTAAAGTGAACCAAATTGGTACATTAACTGAAACTTTTGAAGCTATTGAAATGGCACAAAAAGCAGGCTACACTGCAGTAGTTTCACACCGTTCAGGTGAAACTGAAGATACAACAATTGCTGATATTGCTGTGGCTACAAACGCAGGTCAAATTAAAACAGGTTCATTATCACGTACAGATCGTATTGCAAAATACAATCAATTATTACGTATTGAAGATGAATTATACGAAACAGCTAAATATGAAGGTTTAGATGCTTTCTATAACTTAAACAAATAA
- a CDS encoding alpha/beta hydrolase encodes MKIQLPKPFLFEEGKRAVLLLHGFTGNSSDVRQLGRFLQKKGYTSYAPHYEGHAAPPEEILKSSPHVWYKDALDGYDYLVDKGYDEIAVAGLSLGGVFALKLSLNRDVKGIVTMCSPMYIKTEGSMYEGVLEYARNFKKYEGKDETTIEREMQAFHPTSTLRELQETIQSVRDHVEDVIEPLLVIQAEQDEMINPDSANVIYNEAASDEKHLSWYKNSGHVITIDKEKEDVFEEVYQFLESLDWSE; translated from the coding sequence ATGAAAATTCAATTACCAAAGCCTTTTCTTTTTGAAGAAGGTAAGCGTGCAGTGTTATTATTACACGGGTTTACGGGAAATAGCTCTGATGTAAGACAACTTGGCCGTTTTCTACAAAAAAAGGGATACACTTCTTATGCGCCGCATTATGAAGGGCATGCAGCACCACCTGAAGAGATTTTAAAATCGAGTCCACATGTTTGGTACAAAGATGCATTAGATGGATATGACTATCTAGTCGACAAAGGTTACGATGAAATTGCCGTTGCTGGCTTGTCACTTGGAGGCGTCTTTGCTTTAAAATTAAGCTTAAATCGTGATGTGAAGGGTATTGTAACCATGTGTTCTCCGATGTACATTAAAACAGAAGGTTCTATGTATGAAGGTGTTTTAGAATACGCACGCAATTTTAAAAAATATGAAGGTAAGGATGAAACGACAATAGAACGTGAAATGCAAGCTTTCCATCCAACAAGTACATTGCGTGAATTACAAGAAACGATTCAAAGTGTACGAGACCATGTGGAAGATGTGATAGAACCTTTATTAGTCATTCAAGCTGAACAAGATGAAATGATTAATCCAGATTCAGCTAATGTTATTTATAATGAAGCTGCTTCAGATGAAAAGCATTTATCATGGTACAAAAATTCAGGCCACGTGATTACAATTGATAAAGAAAAAGAGGACGTTTTTGAAGAAGTCTATCAATTTTTAGAATCATTAGATTGGTCAGAGTAA